In Beijerinckiaceae bacterium, the sequence TGGCGAGAGGTGTCAGCAAATTCATTTATGTACAGATCTTAATTTTGGGCCGATGGAAAGATTCAGGCTCGGCGAATTGAGGCGATGTAGACCAGTTTGAGGCGTCCGCGTCAACGCCGACTGGGAAAAGCTACCGATTACCGCAGAGATTTTGTAAGGGCGTCGATAGTATCTTCAAAACCTGACGTTTTTCCGACGAGATGTCCCAACATCAAGGCGCCTTCGAGTGTGGCCAGAACGAGTTTCGCAGAATGGGCCGGAGTGAGCCCTGCGCGAATCGTCCCATTGTTCATCCCCGCTTCCAGCACCGATTCCAGCCAAACAAGATGCCGGTCGAAAAACGCCGCCAAGCCCTCCCGCAGGCGGTCGGGCAAAATGTCGCGCTCACACGCCATGACGCCGCAAAGGCACCCCTGACCTTGACGCATCCCCTCAAGATAGAGCTTGGCATAGGCCTCCAGCCGCCCGATGCCAGACTCGCTTTGTTCCCAAATCGCATGAAGCGCGGCGTCATAACGCTCCGTGTAGCTCTCGATGAGCGCGGCTCCCAGATCCTCCTTGCTGGGGAAATGATGATGGATGCTGGCCTTGCGGATGCCGATGGCCGCGGCTAGGTCGCCGTAGCTGAAGCCCGCATAGCCGCGCGTCCGCACCAGGAATTCCGCCTGCGCGATCAAACGGCTGCGTGTATCGATCGCCGTATTCGCCCGCCCGTGATCCAAAAATCTGCCTCGCCTCCGTTGACGCCGGAATACTTACCTACTAGTAGGTAGACCAATGGAGTGAGCATGGCAAACCACGATTTCGGCGTCGTCGGTGAAACAAAGCCCCCCCTCGGGCTGGCTCCCACGCGGCGCAATGTGCTCCTCGGCGGATTTTGTCTCTGTTGCTTGCCGTCGAGACCCAGAGCCAGCCCCTCGGGGGCGATGGCAATGGAAGAAATCGCGGCCGGAATCCATATCCGCCGCGGGCTCGATGAAGAGGCGACGACTGACAACGGCGATGCGATCGCCAATATCGGCTTCATAATTGGCAGCAAAGGCGTGCTCGTCACCGATGCCGGCGGAAGCCGCGCGGATGGCGAACATCTGCGGGCCGCGATCAAGCAAAAAACCGACCTGCCGATCAAATATGTCGTGATCAGCCATGTCCATCCGGATCATATTTTCGGCGCGAGCGCCTTTGTCGGCGAGGGTCCGGTTTTTGTCGGCCATGCCCAGCTGGCTCCGGCCCTGCAACAGCGAGGTGATTATTACAAAAACATCCTGACCGAACTATTGGGACCGGATCGGGCTGGAACATTTGTCATGCCGACCTTGGAGGTTCGCGACGGGGCCGAGCTCGATCTCGGCGATCGCATCATTGAAGCCAGGGCGCATGGCATCGCCCACACGAATTGCGATCTCAGCCTGTTCGATAAAAAGACTGGCACGCTCCTGCCTGCCGATTTGCTGTTCGTGCAACGTATACCCTCGCTCGATGGAAGCCTGCGTGGCTGGCTCAAGGAGCTCGCCGCCCTAAAGGGGCTGGGGGCGCTGCGCGCCGTTCCCGGGCATGGTCCGGTCTCACTGGATTGGCCGGCTGGATCGGCCGACATCGAGCGATATCTTACGACTCTGGAGCGTGACACACGGCGGGCGATCGGCAAGAATGTCGGTATTGACGCCGCCGTCAAGACCGTTGCGGCCTCCGAGCGCAGCGCCTGGACATTATTCGACGCCTATAACGACCGCAATGTCGCCGAGGCTTACAAAGAACTGGAGTGGGAATGATCGGCGATCGATCGCACGGGAGATCGGCATGAACAGATTTACAATCGGGATGGCTCTTGCCGGCGCGATGGTTTTCTCAAGCGCGGCGGCTGCCCAAGACGATGAATCCGCGCGCGCCACGCGCTGGAACGAGCTGGCGCAAGAAATTTTCGTCGGCAAGCAACTTCAAAATGGCGACGCCAAAATTTCTCTCGAAGCCCCCGATCGCGCCTTCGACGCGGCGCTCGTCCCGATCACGATCAGCGTGCAAAACCCGGAAGACGTCAAAAGCATCTATCTGGTGATCGACGATAATCCGGCCCCCGTCGCCGCGCATTTCACGTTCGGACCGGCCGGAGATCCGCAAAGCCTGAAGCTCCGGGTTCGCGTCAGCCAATACACGAACATCCATGCGGTGGAAGAAACCAAACAGGGTGTGCTTTATGAGTCCCATCGCTTCGTGAAGGCATCCGGTGGCTGTTCCGCTCCCTCTGGCTCCTACGACCAAGCGGCGCTCGCAGGCATCGGCGACATGAAGCTGCGACTCGTCGGCGATCCGAATCCCGGCCCTTTGCGGGAGGCGCAACTTTTGATCCGGCATCCCAACTTCAATGGAATGCAAATGGACCCGGCGACGCAAGGCTACACCCCGGCCCGCTTTCTCAAATCGATCGACGCGACCTTTGGCGGCGCACTGGTCTTTCATCTCGACAGCGACATCTCGCTTGCCGCCGACCCTGCCATTAGTTTCGTTTTCAAAGCGCCTTCCAAGGGCAAATTGGCGATCACCGCGCGCGATAGCGACGATGCCGTTTTCGAGCATAGTTTCGATTTCGATTCGCAGGGCAGCTGATGCAGATCCCGAAGTCGCCCCTGCCGCTTGCCATCGCTCTGGCCGTGCTGGCTTTTGCTTTCCTTGCGGGAGCCACCAAGGCCGAGGTCCCCGAACCGCCCGGCTATTGGACCGGCCCCATGCATGGCGACGTTCCCGCGACATTGAGCGGCGCGGAGGTCGTGCGTACCGAGGCCCTGGCAGAGGCCATCCAGAACGGCAAGATTGTTTTGATCGATGCCGCGAGCGTCCCGCATCGTCCGGACAATTTGCCGAGCGAAACACTCTGGAAGCCCGTGCCGCATGAAAATATCGCCGGAAGCATTTGGATTCCCGGAATTGGCGAGGCAAATCTTTCCGCGGATATTGAGGCGTTTTTCCGGGCGCGGCTCAGTACGCTGAGCGGCAACAACCTCGATCATCCCATCGTGTTTTATTGCCACCCGATGTGCTGGGCGAGCTGGAATGCCGCCAAGCGCGCCATGAGCTTCGGCTACCGCAGAGTGATCTGGTATCCGGACGGCGCGGAGGGCTGGCAAGCCGCCGGCCATCCGCTTGCCACCGCGCATCAGGAACCGTCCGTGCAATCGGAAAAGTAACGCTTACACGATTGTATTGACCGCCCGCCAACGCGCGGCCGTGACGCTCGGCTCCAGGCTCAAGCGCCCGACGATATATTCGAGCGCGATTTCGCGCCGCTTTTCCGAGGTGAGTGTGGCCATCACCGAAACGCGATCGCTCCCCTCGATATCGGTGCTCTCGAGCTCGCGCAGATGCAGGTCGCTAACGCCAAAGCCTTGCACCAGGAGCGCCCGGACATTCGCCTCCTCCGTCCCCTGGCATGTCACGGTGACAATATAGGACGTTTCCACCTCCGCGGATTCGAGCGGCTGCCGGTTCACCAATTGCACCAGTGGACGCAGGATCAGATTTACGCCGACGACAAGGCCGGCCGCGACGAAAGAAAGGCCCCAATGGCCGGTGCCGGCCAGCAGCCCAACCGCGGAGGAACACCACAGCGTCGCCGCGGTGTTCAAACCGCTTACATTGACGCCCTCCTTCCAAATGACCCCGGCGCCGAGAAAACCAATGCCGGTGACCACTTGCGCGGCAACTCGGGTGGGACTTTCGTCAGGGAATTGGCTGGCGAAAACAACGAAAATAGCGGCCCCGAGCGCGACCAGCGTATTTGTCCGCAAGCCGGCCAAACGCTGCCGCCACTGCCGCTCGAAACCGATGATGCCGCCAAGGAGAAGGGCCACGAGCAAATTGAGCGCGTCGTTTTGAAATGCGGGAGTGAAGAGAGCTGACATAAAACGTCCAGGGTCGGGATTGGAGCGGACCCGCGTGATAAAGCGGCGGCTCGTCGGTCTGCACCGCTTAAGCGTAGAATTTTCGGCGATAAGCTGGTCTTATGACAGTAAGATGTCGGAACGAATCGGCGCGCCTGCCATCCGTCCGCTCCCGGACCTGGTTTAGCTTCATGCGCGTTTGGGTTTAGAACTTTTTGTCGCCGCGAAAAGATTATATTGAATCCTCAGACATTCGCTTGGGAGCTTGGCCATGTTGATTCCGCCGGCGAATGGGGCTTCCTTGCTCAACTCAACGCGGGCGCAACGCTACGCTGCGGGCCGGGCGCTACGCACCCGTGTTTCCCGCGAGAGCCATGCGGAATGCCCGCCAGCATCCGATCGCGATCCGCTGGCCATTCTCCATGCGACCGACGCGACCCGCATCCCAGAGCTTCTGCCGATCCGCTATCAGCGCATGGCGGTTTCTCCCTTTACCTTTCTCAGAGGCGCGGCCGCTGTCATGGCGCAGGATCTGGCCACCCTGCCCCACGTCGGGGCGCAGGTTCAGGCGTGCGGCGATTGCCATCTGATGAATTTCGGGGCTTCCAACACGCCGGAAGGACGGGTGCTCTTCGACATCAATGATTTTGACGAGACACTGCCCGGCATCGATTTCACGGTCGATCTGAAGCGGCTCGCTGCCAGCGTGGCGGTCGCCGCGATCGATGCCGGCATGTCGGCCAAAAAGGCCCGTGCCCTCGCCCAAGCCACCGTGCAATCCTATCGCGACTTCATCCTCGAACTCGCGAAGATGACCCCGCTGCAAATCTGGTACATACGGATGGACGTCGGCCACGAAGCCAAGCGAATCGCCAACGTGAGGCTGCGGGAAAAAATTCTTTCCATCTTGGTGAAAGCCAAGAAAGATTTGGCGAGCGATGATAATTTCCCGCATCTGGCGACCACCGAGGCGGGCGTTGCGCATATCGAGGACCGCCCGCCGCTGATCTATCATTTCGATACCGAGGCGACGAAGGGCTATAAGATCCATGCGCATTCGGCCTTTTCCAACTATCAGGCTTCGCTCCTGTCCGAACGGCGCCGGCTGATCCAACACTACGCGCTTTCCGACATTGCCTTTAAAGTCGTCGGCGTCGGCAGCGTGGGGACATTCTGTGCCATCGGTCTTTTCATGTCGGCCGATGCAGAGCCTTTGTTCCTGCAGGTCAAGGAAGCGCAAGCGTCGGTCCTCGAAAAGATCGTGGGAGCGCCTGAAGTCCCGCTTCAACAGGGCAATCGCGTGGTCGAGGGTCAGCGCGCCCTCCAGGCGGCCAGTGATATTTTCTTGGGGTGGACCGAAGACCCAAAAACCAAACGGCATTTTTATGTACGGCAGCTCAAGAACCGCCGGCTTGGCTCGATCGGAGAGGTCGTCGAGAACAAGGCCCTCGCCGGCTATGCCAATCTCTGCGGTCGAACCCTGGCGAGGGCGCATGCCCGCACCGGCGACCCTGCCCTTCTGGCCGGCTATATGGGCAAATCGGACGTGTTTGACGATGCGATTGCGGCCTTTGCGATCGCCTATGCGCGGCAAACAAAGCACGATCACGCTTTGCTGAAGGCCTCATTGGAATCAAGCGCTCGACCTTCGCATAAGTGATTTGCGGCCGGCTTTTCCCCTCTGATCGACCGCCTCCTTCCCCGCGAATAATTTTCTTCACAGCGTGGCCTAAGCGATTAAGCCCCTTGCAAAAAAGAAGAATGAGTTTCGCAAAGATCCGTAGTAAAAGCCGGCGCTGGACAGAAAACCGTGGGCGGCGAAGCATGCGGCTTGGCGCTGCGTCCCTGGTGGCAGCGAGCCCCTTGTGCCGCGGAGGCTTCGGGAGTTTATGCCACTTTGCCCTTAGATTCGCGCGTCGCTTGAGCCAAGCGGCGGCGGGCCCTGGTCGCAGGGTCGCTTGAAGGAGATTGTTTTCATGGGTTTGTTCCCACAAATTTTCGGCATGGAAAGCACGGCCCGCCACGCGAATCGGCGCGGTATCCCTGCACGCGCTGCCATGATGGTCGCCTGCGCGCTGGCCCTCGGCGCGGCCGGGTCCGCTTGGCCCATTCTCGGCGTTTCCTCGGCTGCAACATCGAAGGGACCGGACTCCGTTGCCGACCTGGCGGAGGCCGTAAGTGATGCCGTTGTCAATATTTCGGCCACCCAGACAATGGATCAAAAGCACGCCGGCAACGCCCCTCAGCTGGAGCCAGGCACGCCATTCGACGATTTGTTTGAAGAGTTCTTCCGGCGCCACCAACAGGGCAACAAAGACCGGGGGGGAGATCAAAAACAGCGTGAGCGTAAATCGAATTCGCTCGGCTCCGGCTTCGTGATCGACCCCTCCGGCATCGTCATCACCAACAATCATGTCGTCGCGGACGCAAATGAAGTGACGGTCATTTTCACGGATGGCCAGAAGCTGAAGGCCGAAGTGCTCGGCAAGGACGAGAAGGTCGATGTCGCGGTGCTGCGCGTCAAACCGGACAAGCCGCTGAAGGCGGTGAAGTTCGGTGACAGCGAAAAAATGCGTGTCGGCGATTGGGTGGTGGCCGTCGGTAACCCGTTCGGCCTCGGCGGTACCGTCACCGCCGGCATCATTTCCGCCCGCCATCGCAATATCGATTCCGGTCCCTACGATAATTATTTCCAGACCGACGCGGCGATCAACAAGGGCAATTCCGGCGGCCCGCTATTTAACATGGCCGGCGAAGTGATCGGCATTAACACGGCCATCCTATCGCCGAGCGGCGGTTCGATCGGTATCGGTTTCGCCACCCCCGCCGCAACCGTGATTCCGGTGATCGACCAGCTGGAAAAATTCGGCGAGACACGGCGCGGCTGGCTCGGCGTGCGCATTCAGAACGTCGACGACACGATCGCCGAAACTCTCAATCTCGGCCAGGTGCGTGGCGCGCTTGTCGCCGGCACCGACGATAAGGGTCCGGCCAAGGCCGCCGGTCTCAAGGCTGGGGACGTGATCGTCAAATTCGATGGCACCGAGATCAAGGAATCCCGCGATCTGCCGAAGATTGTCGCCTCGGCGCCGGTCGGA encodes:
- a CDS encoding TetR family transcriptional regulator, coding for MIAQAEFLVRTRGYAGFSYGDLAAAIGIRKASIHHHFPSKEDLGAALIESYTERYDAALHAIWEQSESGIGRLEAYAKLYLEGMRQGQGCLCGVMACERDILPDRLREGLAAFFDRHLVWLESVLEAGMNNGTIRAGLTPAHSAKLVLATLEGALMLGHLVGKTSGFEDTIDALTKSLR
- a CDS encoding MBL fold metallo-hydrolase — protein: MANHDFGVVGETKPPLGLAPTRRNVLLGGFCLCCLPSRPRASPSGAMAMEEIAAGIHIRRGLDEEATTDNGDAIANIGFIIGSKGVLVTDAGGSRADGEHLRAAIKQKTDLPIKYVVISHVHPDHIFGASAFVGEGPVFVGHAQLAPALQQRGDYYKNILTELLGPDRAGTFVMPTLEVRDGAELDLGDRIIEARAHGIAHTNCDLSLFDKKTGTLLPADLLFVQRIPSLDGSLRGWLKELAALKGLGALRAVPGHGPVSLDWPAGSADIERYLTTLERDTRRAIGKNVGIDAAVKTVAASERSAWTLFDAYNDRNVAEAYKELEWE
- a CDS encoding quinoprotein dehydrogenase-associated SoxYZ-like carrier; the protein is MSPRLTKNWSGNDRRSIAREIGMNRFTIGMALAGAMVFSSAAAAQDDESARATRWNELAQEIFVGKQLQNGDAKISLEAPDRAFDAALVPITISVQNPEDVKSIYLVIDDNPAPVAAHFTFGPAGDPQSLKLRVRVSQYTNIHAVEETKQGVLYESHRFVKASGGCSAPSGSYDQAALAGIGDMKLRLVGDPNPGPLREAQLLIRHPNFNGMQMDPATQGYTPARFLKSIDATFGGALVFHLDSDISLAADPAISFVFKAPSKGKLAITARDSDDAVFEHSFDFDSQGS
- a CDS encoding rhodanese: MQIPKSPLPLAIALAVLAFAFLAGATKAEVPEPPGYWTGPMHGDVPATLSGAEVVRTEALAEAIQNGKIVLIDAASVPHRPDNLPSETLWKPVPHENIAGSIWIPGIGEANLSADIEAFFRARLSTLSGNNLDHPIVFYCHPMCWASWNAAKRAMSFGYRRVIWYPDGAEGWQAAGHPLATAHQEPSVQSEK
- a CDS encoding DUF2252 domain-containing protein produces the protein MLIPPANGASLLNSTRAQRYAAGRALRTRVSRESHAECPPASDRDPLAILHATDATRIPELLPIRYQRMAVSPFTFLRGAAAVMAQDLATLPHVGAQVQACGDCHLMNFGASNTPEGRVLFDINDFDETLPGIDFTVDLKRLAASVAVAAIDAGMSAKKARALAQATVQSYRDFILELAKMTPLQIWYIRMDVGHEAKRIANVRLREKILSILVKAKKDLASDDNFPHLATTEAGVAHIEDRPPLIYHFDTEATKGYKIHAHSAFSNYQASLLSERRRLIQHYALSDIAFKVVGVGSVGTFCAIGLFMSADAEPLFLQVKEAQASVLEKIVGAPEVPLQQGNRVVEGQRALQAASDIFLGWTEDPKTKRHFYVRQLKNRRLGSIGEVVENKALAGYANLCGRTLARAHARTGDPALLAGYMGKSDVFDDAIAAFAIAYARQTKHDHALLKASLESSARPSHK
- a CDS encoding serine protease — translated: MESTARHANRRGIPARAAMMVACALALGAAGSAWPILGVSSAATSKGPDSVADLAEAVSDAVVNISATQTMDQKHAGNAPQLEPGTPFDDLFEEFFRRHQQGNKDRGGDQKQRERKSNSLGSGFVIDPSGIVITNNHVVADANEVTVIFTDGQKLKAEVLGKDEKVDVAVLRVKPDKPLKAVKFGDSEKMRVGDWVVAVGNPFGLGGTVTAGIISARHRNIDSGPYDNYFQTDAAINKGNSGGPLFNMAGEVIGINTAILSPSGGSIGIGFATPAATVIPVIDQLEKFGETRRGWLGVRIQNVDDTIAETLNLGQVRGALVAGTDDKGPAKAAGLKAGDVIVKFDGTEIKESRDLPKIVASAPVGKDVEIVVVRQGKELTKMIKLGRLEDNEKRTSLAAKHEEPGKSVTAGPVEKALGMEFSGLTDELRQKFSIKSNVASGVVITDVDPESNAADKHVQVGDVLMEINQEPVKDPADIAKKIQALKSGGKKSALLLVANGQGEVRFVALALP